In Odocoileus virginianus isolate 20LAN1187 ecotype Illinois chromosome 23, Ovbor_1.2, whole genome shotgun sequence, one DNA window encodes the following:
- the KLHDC7B gene encoding kelch domain-containing protein 7B, with amino-acid sequence MTQSASEAGGLAWGWDGDADEDWEGAALTLLALAVVAATALALHWFGSAQDQEAAGPASTAPRPSQVGAAGPALPPKHKVSGAVEGHGSGRGKPGPPERGQGSPAAAGAQDQEPLGGGGLVAAASTSLKTQAGEGAGGGALGPQRGNAALETLRRKGQEARRSGSALLGGGKGEGSSAPLLIHFTPRGPGREVKVQGEAGGVRGKAPVHRVVRDSRPWQQGPGSPASRGQSPGSRWGQVDSGQSGCRRPKLDALSLGSVVSVWDAVGAASSMPAGSEGLLFPQELIPLCSLQTRPLMGVSERGLVKSSPQAAQGLALDSGATAGENKEAATLAPRESQGSPASMEGWPWVRREVLVTGSFSQAPGSVSLSPEGPQGGRPPLSLVKGTTEACTVGQAGANGSGDHAISSSGPGGTKEQGGHGIREGRGSLQGQALCGSADICSCISSLSPSAMTLPCTPKPLPPPGSPPAAHARPSLVPGAPVPPISSALDSLPLGVSQSPAAGSSSPAPSPAPLTGAPPAAPSAAPAAASTPAPASGSGLASQEPSVVLCKDHQQGQLSASWGSLMSMVLRSHPFPRPERPPGRAPRATLEGPSHPGAPSPSENRRSAAPPEEDRRGAEGLAPRVGPGGLEEAGARPQQSRAETEGAATAGPPLGPRGERTEEKHPDSLLRGAAEPTAPSPPPEQTQPGSSPSPATGQEPQPVPRPRKRSLCEMSQSPKQEAGGVAPGQHQGQAPGTGTASRPSGRRQGLAEKQEEAQKLTVFLQRPGGWRVAEGPRKSRASVGALPRWLDLGSCLEALAFAQQHEDPGLAQETYAWMSDNLLHVLRDPSLYRQLSGADRERIVSLRTGRGPAVLGALVLPGLYGTSRSGLTRDSPAAEALAVGPVAPPPPAYLHVFHPGENAWRPLTEVPQEAPLRGCGLCTLHNYLFLAGGIRGSGAEAVCSNEVFCYNPLTNIWSQVRPMQQARAQLKLVALDGLLYAIGGECLYSMECYDPRADAWTSRAPLPAGTFPVAHEAVACQGDIYVTGGHLFYRLLRYSPMKDAWDECPYSASHRRSSDMVALGGFLYRFDLLRGVGAAVMRYNTVTSSWSRAASLPLPDPAPLRCAVLGNTIYCLNHQVTATFTVSEGTAQFQAKELQPFPLGTKGVLCPFTLTLPAVGPLQTAL; translated from the coding sequence ATGACCCAGAGCGCCTCAGAGGCTGGCGGCCTCGCCTGGGGTTGGGACGGGGACGCGGACGAAGACTGGGAGGGCGCCGCGCTGACCCTGCTGGCCCTGGCCGTGGTGGCCGCCACGGCGCTGGCTCTGCACTGGTTTGGCTCCGCGCAGGACCAGGAGGCGGCGGGACCGGCATCCACAGCCCCCCGGCCTTCGCAGGTGGGAGCAGCTGGGCCAGCCCTGCCCCCGAAGCACAAGGTCAGTGGCGCTGTTGAAGGTCACGGCTCAGGGCGGGGGAAGCCAGGCCCTCCAGAACGTGGCCAGGGGAGTCCAGCTGCAGCGGGCGCCCAGGATCAGGAGCCCCTGGGCGGCGGAGGTCTGGTTGCCGCAGCCTCCACTTCCCTTAAGACAcaggcgggggagggggccggTGGAGGGGCCTTGGGACCGCAGCGTGGTAACGCCGCTCTGGAAACCCTCCGACGTAAAGGGCAGGAGGCTCGCAGGTCCGGCTCTGCTCTCCTGGGTGGGGGCAAAGGTGAAGGGTCATCTGCACCCCTCCTGATACACTTCACCCCCCGGGGTCCGGGCAGAGAAGTGAAGGTGCAGGGAGAGGCAGGGGGTGTCCGAGGCAAGGCCCCCGTCCACAGGGTGGTACGGGACAGCCGCCCCTGGCAACAAGGGCCGGGGTCACCTGCCTCGAGGGGGCAGAGCCCGGGCAGCCGGTGGGGGCAGGTGGACTCAGGACAGAGTGGCTGCCGCCGGCCAAAGCTGGACGCCCTGTCTCTGGGCTCTGTGGTGAGCGTGTGGGATGCTGTGGGTGCAGCCAGCAGCATGCCCGCAGGCTCCGAGGGGCTCCTGTTCCCCCAGGAGCTGATCCCATTGTGCAGCCTGCAGACTAGGCCCTTGATGGGTGTCTCAGAGAGGGGGCTTGTGAAAAGCAGCCCCCAAGCTGCCCAAGGCCTAGCTCTGGACTCTGGAGCCACAGCCGGTGAGAACAAGGAGGCTGCGACCCTGGCCCCCAGGGAGtctcaggggtccccagcctccatgGAAGGCTGGCcctgggtgaggagggaggtCCTGGTCACCGGGAGCTTCAGCCAGGCCCCGGGCTCTGTGAGCCTATCACCAGAGGGGCCACAGGGGGGACGCCCCCCCTTGTCCCTAgtgaaggggaccacagaggccTGCACTGTGGGACAGGCTGGGGCTAATGGCTCTGGAGATCACGCTATCTCCAGTTCAGGGCCTGGAGGGACAAAGGAGCAAGGGGGCCATGGCATTAGAGAAGGGAGAGGGTCCCTGCAAGGCCAGGCGCTCTGTGGTTCTGCAGACATTTGTAGCTGCATCTCCTCCCTGAGCCCCTCGGCCATGACCCTGCCGTGCACCCCTaaacccctcccacccccggggTCCCCACCCGCAGCACACGCCCGCCCCAGTCTCGTACCTGGAGCCCCGGTTCCTCCGATCTCCTCTGCTTTAGACTCCTTGCCCCTGGGAGTGAGCCAGAGTCCTGCTGCGGGGTCCTCCTCCCCAGCGCCGAGCCCTGCCCCCCTGACAGGTGCCCCTCCTGCAGCACCATCTGCTGCCCCCGCCGCAGCCTCAACCCCCGCGCCTGCTAGTGGATCAGGGCTTGCATCTCAGGAGCCCAGTGTGGTTCTCTGCAAGGACCATCAGCAGGGGCAGCTCTCAGCCAGCTGGGGAAGCCTCATGTCGATGGTCCTCAGGAGTCACCCCTTCCCCAGGCCGGAGAGGCCCCCAGGGAGAGCCCCGAGGGCCACCCTGGAGGGCCCCAGCCATCCGGGCGCGCCCTCACCCTCTGAGAACAGAAGGTCGGCTGCTCCCCCAGAGGAGGACAGGCGTGGCGCAGAGGGGCTGGCCCCAAGGGTGGGTCCAGGGGGCCTGGAGGAAGCTGGAGCCCGGCCCCAGCAGAGTCGTGCTGAGACCGAGGGGGCTGCCACGGCAGGCCCTCCCTTAGGCCCGAGAGGGGAGAGAACCGAGGAGAAACATCCGGACTCGCTGCTGCGGGGAGCCGCAGAGCCcacggccccctccccaccccctgagCAGACCCAGCCTGGCTCTTCACCCTCCCCGGCTACAGGGCAGGAACCCCAGCCAGTCCCGCGGCCCAGGAAACGCAGCTTGTGTGAAATGTCCCAGAGCCCCAAGCAGGAGGCCGGCGGAGTGGCCCCAGGGCAGCATCAAGGACAGGCGCCGGGGACGGGGACGGCATCCCGCCCTTCAGGCCGCCGGCAGGGCCTCGCggagaagcaggaggaggccCAGAAACTCACGGTGTTTCTGCAGAGGCCGGGAGGCTGGCGGGTGGCTGAGGGGCCCCGAAAGTCCAGGGCCTCCGTGGGGGCTCTGCCGCGATGGCTGGACCTGGGCAGTTGCCTGGAGGCACTGGCCTTTGCCCAGCAGCACGAGGACCCTGGCTTGGCCCAGGAGACCTATGCCTGGATGAGCGACAATCTGCTTCACGTGCTGAGAGACCCGAGCCTCTACCGGCAGCTGAGTGGGGCTGACCGGGAGCGCATTGTGAGCCTGCGCACCGGCCGCGGCCCCGCGGTGCTGGGGGCCCTGGTGCTGCCCGGCCTCTACGGGACAAGCCGCTCTGGGCTCACACGGGACTCCCCTGCGGCGGAGGCTCTCGCCGTGGGGCCCGTGGCCCCGCCTCCCCCCGCATACCTGCACGTATTCCACCCCGGAGAGAACGCCTGGAGGCCCCTGACTGAGGTGCCCCAGGAGGCCCCGCTGCGAGGCTGCGGCCTCTGCACTCTGCACAACTACCTGTTCCTGGCGGGGGGCATTCGTGGGTCTGGCGCCGAGGCTGTCTGCTCCAACGAGGTGTTCTGCTACAACCCTCTGACCAACATCTGGAGCCAGGTGCGGCCCATGCAGCAGGCGCGCGCCCAGCTCAAACTAGTGGCGCTGGACGGGCTGCTCTACGCCATCGGGGGCGAGTGTCTGTACAGCATGGAGTGCTACGACCCGCGCGCTGACGCCTGGACCTCCCGCGCACCCCTCCCTGCGGGCACCTTCCCCGTGGCTCACGAAGCTGTGGCCTGCCAGGGGGACATCTATGTCACTGGGGGCCATCTCTTCTACCGCCTGCTCAGGTACAGTCCCATGAAGGACGCGTGGGACGAGTGCCCCTACAGTGCCAGCCATCGGCGGTCCAGTGACATGGTGGCTCTGGGGGGCTTCCTGTACCGCTTTGACCTCCTGCGGGGCGTGGGGGCTGCGGTGATGCGCTACAACACTGTGACGAGCTCCTGGAGCCGGGCTGCCTCCTTGCCCCTGCCCGACCCCGCCCCGCtgcgctgtgctgtgctgggcaACACGATCTACTGCCTCAACCACCAGGTCACAGCCACCTTCACCGTCTCCGAGGGGACCGCCCAGTTCCAGGCCAAGGAGCTCCAACCTTTCCCCCTGGGGACCAAAGGGGTCCTCTGCCCATTCACCCTGACTCTGCCTGCGGTGGGCCCACTGCAGACTGCCCTCTGA